AAGACGACGGGAACTCGGTACTTTTGGTCGACTTTGGCACATCTATcaagttgataaaaaaaaagtaagccCCACTTAAATATGTGTTATTGTCGAAGTCGACTATGTTACGATAGTCTGAcgcgaataatatattattattgtgtgatGATCTGACATTGGTCTCTTCGCTTCCGACAGTCTGCGGCCGTGTCCCACAGAGTTTTTGCAATTACCGATGTTCTCGATCGACTGTCGGCTGGAAAACGTCAGACTGGGCGACGACGCCGATGCCAAAGAAGTCGTTAATAAATTGTCGAAGACGTTGAGGggcatcaatttaaaaatcgttGGAATCGTCGTACgtctttattgttattaatgatattgtttttaaattcgtaATCGTGCCCGTTTGTATAAtccattataaattgtaattattaacgaAAGTCGAAAACATTTGATTTACAGAGCGAATCGGACAACGACATTGTCGGCGTGGAGTTGTATAACAGCAAAGAAGAAATTGCATACCAGCCGCTGATTGATGCCAAATTACTAATTCCCGAGTGAtgcgtttttaatttgtaactcGTCCGGTAACGTCGACATAAACGCacgtttgtacataatattttagcttATTAAAAGacgtttttattgatttattggaattatatttatatactctaCAAAGTAATATAGTGGCTGTATACATTGTATTCACAGTCGGTTTTCTGATGATTGTcgacttatatatataattttaagataaacactggtaattttatatattgtgatCTGCAAACAAAAGCGagcttattattatctataacttataagtaggtgtatttgttttttttacattttttttttctttcgctGTTGACTATAATgtcatagtttttattaaatttactgttaCTCGTTTGAAGGACATCAAACAAACACGAATCGACgagaagtttttattattaattataaagaagacatttttttataatatattgttaaaataaataataatttttattttctgttctctctaattgtaattttattattatgttaactaATCGAAGATTCGATTTTTGTCAAAAGTGTATGGACCATTTTTATGcagaacaataaaaacatttgatacttttaataaagaagttttcatctttttttttattatttacaaagttTAAAGTGTACAAAGAATaatcatatacataaaataatagtctACGCAGTTAAGCCCACCGCCCCGAAGCCGGGCGCACTCCGGCCGTTCCTGCTGcacttacaatataaatataacacaaatcCCCTAAAATTATCTCATttcttgttttgtttttcCGGTCGATTTTTTTCCTCCCTCACGCCGCGTATACGTTCACTTTTTGCCTGCCATCAGCGGCGGCGGTCGCCGTTTCTTTTCTCTTCTTTTGGTATTCTTCTTTTTGCAGCTTTACCCACGTGTCGCCCAGAGCTTTGGCGAAATGATCGTCAACCGctgaaaatcatattatttttcttattattaattttttataacaatttttaatgtatttaatattatagtattattgtgcATTGTGATGATGTTATATAGTCAGACCGTGCTCCCGTCCTTAATGCGTTTTCTCGACGGTACCATATCTGAACCTCGATTAGTGGtatgggggggggggagaGTTTTACAATTACTTTTCACGTACCAACTGAATTTTAGAGTCGATAGACCAGTTGGTATAATAATGTCGTTCACCATTAAGCCGTTACATATTGTGTAATGAACCAATTAGGCCGTTAAATATCTAACGATAATGAAAATTCTATACTGTCTTTAATAGTATAGACTCCATACTCTATGAGAACCAGCGGTGTCACTAAAATTCATACCCATaatgtagttttataataagtatacgttctataatataagcccggatacttttatacatagaatatTAGCTgcagttgtatttttaaatttaagtaaatatgtgttattattttttttcgaaaacaaaAAGTATGTAACCAGTTACTATTAAGTACCAacgaatttatcaaatatatgttGTAAGTTTTAGATTTTCAACAACGGTGATGGATTTAGATTGACCAAAatcttatttgttatatatctGAAGGTAAACTCAATCGGTAAAACTGGTACCGTGcacaataggtataataaatttaaggtATATACCTGATAGGCCcgcgtcgtcgtcatcgtcacCGTCTATTGACGGTGCGGCGGCGGCTGTGGCCGGAGCCTGTTGCTGTTGTCGTTGCGCGACGGCCGGCGCGAACACGTTCATGTAATCTTTGCCCAGAGATCGCCTGAAATGTTCGTCGATGACTGGGTCGCTAATTCCGCCTGTCGCCGTCGCCGCCGACAGTGTCCTGTGTCCGGTGGCCGGCGACGCCATGATCACCGAAGCCCGTTCTTTGGGCGTCGCCCTAGAACCGGCCGTCGTCGTCATGTCCAACGGTTCTTGAGAGTTTCtgaaactatatataaaatgttaatattaattttcgttGGTATTGGGTACATGCGACACCACAggtcaaaatattgtaataatcaatGTCGTGTGGCGCACCCAAGGAATAGGGCTGCAGAAATGTCTGCTTTCatgaaaatgtgtttttgaaaaatgtctcTCCGAAGAAAAATCATGTGTTCTTTACTGACCATAATATTCTACAAGAAACGTAGTGACATGTCATATCACGATCTCGAGCACAAATACCGCATATACCGGTTCAATAGTGTAGCGATTTCagaaattttagataatatgttaaattttgtgGGGAGGGGTTCTAAAGTAGCCAAggcaaaaaaatcgatttggagGATTTTAATTCGAAGAAAAATAAGAGTTGGGTGGCCATACGACTGCTGTCGAGTAATTTTTGGTAAGtcaaaaagtttaaagttaaaagcTACGTTTGATCATCCTCACCACCTCAActctaattatatataattatgtgttgTGCCTTTGTTACACCATatcaagaattttattttattttttcattcttgggctatacatatatacatattttatcatttgtgacatattatgttattgttttattttcatacacgATCGAGCCACGCTGCAGCATAATATGCGCTTTCAGTCTTTCAAAGAATACATTTAAGTAGTgcaaatatgtaatactaatatgtatagagaatgggtttttagtttttagcaCAATAGATACATTTATTGGATTTTTGCTTCTTTGCaagtgtaaaaaatgtaaaaaattcgTAGTGCTATACATAGAATTTGTTtagcaaaaaatgtattctgcatatttgaacatatttttaagattactTAGTGAATATTTAACCTATATTTGAtcattttttgagttattcgAGAATTCtttttattgacaaaaaataattttatatgataaaaaccatatatttaaaatatccaaaacctgcatatttataattactaattaaatatttgacgtATTTTGAGGGATAAATATTTTCGCGATTGTAAGCTTTTCATTT
The DNA window shown above is from Aphis gossypii isolate Hap1 chromosome 2, ASM2018417v2, whole genome shotgun sequence and carries:
- the LOC114121037 gene encoding uncharacterized protein LOC114121037 isoform X2; this encodes MESESPLEVLSRAATMLHREETAAAAAAAVVESSYATNHSRALSLRCSAMEGTVGTVGKWKRERRHRAVCTSPVSSTPPPFRNSQEPLDMTTTAGSRATPKERASVIMASPATGHRTLSAATATGGISDPVIDEHFRRSLGKDYMNVFAPAVAQRQQQQAPATAAAAPSIDGDDDDDAGLSAVDDHFAKALGDTWVKLQKEEYQKKRKETATAAADGRQKVNVYAA
- the LOC114121037 gene encoding uncharacterized protein LOC114121037 isoform X1 gives rise to the protein MSLCVMFSRYEQHNRHRDGRNNKADRTRHLWQPWVERAVDYFDDHSRALSLRCSAMEGTVGTVGKWKRERRHRAVCTSPVSSTPPPFRNSQEPLDMTTTAGSRATPKERASVIMASPATGHRTLSAATATGGISDPVIDEHFRRSLGKDYMNVFAPAVAQRQQQQAPATAAAAPSIDGDDDDDAGLSAVDDHFAKALGDTWVKLQKEEYQKKRKETATAAADGRQKVNVYAA